In the Mycosarcoma maydis chromosome 6, whole genome shotgun sequence genome, one interval contains:
- a CDS encoding uncharacterized protein (related to zinc finger protein white collar 2 (wc-2)) yields MQGQGWSSSAAETPQSFNPPLFNNDGSMNQEAMQSMLQGNVPNNMASQGFSGFDPAPNFPHSSQMMMPHRFGAGPQIRPVVGDPTHRPMPSITPSGVDNSASAAAAAAYGHLGFNGSVSAPASRRQSQRNTDPSQPTQQQDGPWNALPANMQEFMQPGTEVMGNISMQAPSDMDFRTNMNGYEPDGPSSNGSEESAQGKRRRMTFGGAPINPMQMQAGNKPLLFHNNSSSSSSGMGDINSMGSTPMPGFDQERQHNSFVRPPFHHRRSRSGSEATGPPGLGNRSFSSIELGAGSHNLYGNGPGYPQPPPLYPLGQQQSHSFGESQALAALGGHAASHPPGLGSQILRGVDVSASGSSAATDFTKRKGWTGRVVEELLDFVHVLDPEGIILFASPSVQGLTGWKSEELKGRKLTEFVHPQDAASLDREIDRMRSSKGELLTYYRFKTKPQAIRSSKRGDKAFEDNESSADGTGEEKGKSSQHSSEVEHANAFTRNGEYIVFEATGHPYFPPQPPAAASNASDGANDKDDEKAMDDKGNNAPKPTDSEAQKGVVKFEPLVPSLSTDPKVAHPLSREQTLQTPTSEATSTSRSQLQCFFCSARPYPSKNTSMLDSFLELKLENEKLRLLIADMDLTGPENEHERSSFAAAYHPDLLKQEIENEAVAGAWAHHVNPMSGSAAVGPDGRILTTQPGQRPGHGSRQNSIGSHPTSPLMRTNSVRDEVLAGLGVSAGDESDEDAAGNASNANGAGADGIGNAADDARRKKKPKQDDGDHVCTDCGRVDSPEWRKGPLGPKTLCNACGLRWAKKIKRKGGDPNMAVGSMMAPSGIMPSAGGVGGSVGPNVGMGSHVMPHGPSTSHGHPLPFNRADSGQMQGMPRAPPSAIPAGMNMPNLINSSPNGFGNRSSFGENQLHLQNNGLNNMGGGHM; encoded by the coding sequence ATGCAGGGTCAGGGTTGGTCTAGCTCTGCGGCTGAAACGCCGCAAAGCTTCAACCCACCCCTCTTTAACAACGACGGCTCGATGAACCAGGAGGCGATGCAAAGCATGTTGCAAGGCAATGTGCCCAACAACATGGCAAGCCAAGGTTTCTCCGGCTTCGATCCCGCCCCCAACTTCCCCCACTCGTCTCAGATGATGATGCCGCACCGGTTTGGCGCTGGTCCGCAAATTCGGCCCGTGGTTGGCGATCCCACCCATCGTCCTATGCCGTCAATCACACCCAGTGGAGTGGACAACTCCgcatctgctgcagcggctgcCGCATATGGTCATCTTGGATTCAACGGATCCGTCTCCGCACCTGCGTCCAGACGCCAGTCTCAAAGAAACACTGATCCATCACAGCCGACTCAGCAACAAGATGGTCCTTGGAACGCCTTGCCTGCTAACATGCAAGAATTTATGCAGCCTGGCACAGAAGTGATGGGCAACATATCGATGCAAGCTCCTTCCGATATGGATTTCCGCACCAACATGAATGGCTACGAACCTGATGGTCCTAGCTCCAACGGTAGCGAAGAGTCAGCGCAGGGCAAGCGCAGACGCATGACCTTTGGAGGAGCGCCCATCAATCCTATGCAGATGCAGGCTGGCAACAAGCCTTTGCTCTTccacaacaacagcagcagtagcagcagcggaaTGGGCGATATTAACAGCATGGGATCGACACCAATGCCTGGATTCGACCAAGAAAGGCAACATAATAGCTTCGTGCGCCCGCCATTTCACCATCGTAGATCTCGCAGCGGATCCGAGGCGACCGGCCCGCCCGGTCTTGGGAATCGCTCGTTCAGCAGTATCGAACTTGGGGCCGGTTCCCACAATTTGTACGGAAACGGTCCTGGCTATCCGCAGCCACCGCCTCTGTATCCTTTAGGCCAACAACAAAGCCATTCGTTTGGCGAATCGCAAGCCCTGGCAGCCTTGGGTGGACATGCCGCTAGCCACCCTCCTGGTCTCGGCAGTCAAATCCTGCGCGGCGTCGACGTCAGCGCCAGCGGCTCTTCTGCAGCCACCGACTTCACCAAACGCAAGGGTTGGACCGGGCGCGTGGTCGAAGAACTGCTCGACTTTGTCCATGTCTTGGATCCTGAAGGCATCATCCTCTTTGCGAGCCCAAGCGTCCAAGGTTTAACGGGTTGGAAAAGCGAGGAGCTCAAAGGACGCAAGCTCACTGAATTTGTGCATCCTCAGGATGCTGCCTCATTGGATCGCGAGATTGACAggatgcgcagcagcaaaggcgaGCTGCTGACCTACTACCGCTTCAAGACCAAGCCCCAGGCCATACGTTCCAGCAAAAGAGGTGACAAGGCGTTTGAAGATAACGAGTCGTCTGCTGACGGTACAGGCGAGGAGAAGGGCAAGAGTAGCCAGCATTCTAGCGAGGTCGAACATGCTAACGCCTTTACCCGCAATGGCGAGTATATTGTCTTTGAAGCCACGGGGCACCCGTACTTTCCACCGCAGCCACCTGCGGCTGCTTCCAACGCCAGCGATGGTGCAAATGACAAAGACGATGAGAAAGCAATGGACGACAAAGGCAACAATGCTCCCAAGCCAACCGATAGCGAGGCGCAAAAGGGTGTCGTCAAATTTGAGCCTCTCGTCCCAAGCCTTTCTACTGATCCGAAAGTGGCGCATCCACTCAGTCGCGAGCAAACGCTGCAGACGCCCACGAGCGAGGCTACCAGCACGTCGCGCTCGCAGCTGCAATGCTTCTTTTGTTCAGCGCGTCCTTATCCGAGCAAGAACACGAGCATGCTCGATTCGTTCCttgagctcaagctcgagaacgAAAAGCTGCGTCTCCTCATCGCTGACATGGACTTGACTGGGCCAGAAAACGAACATGAGCGCAGCTCGTTTGCAGCTGCGTACCATCCGGACTTGCTAAAGCAAGAGATCGAAAACGaggctgttgctggtgctTGGGCGCATCACGTCAACCCGATGTCTGGCTCTGCTGCCGTCGGGCCTGATGGCCGTATCTTGACGACACAACCTGGCCAGAGGCCTGGCCATGGTTCGCGACAAAACTCGATTGGATCGCATCCTACCAGTCCGCTGATGCGCACCAACTCTGTGCGAGACGAGGTGCTGGCCGGTCTCGGTGTTTCGGCGGGTGATGAGTCtgacgaggatgctgctggcaaCGCGAGCAACGCCAACGGTGCAGGCGCGGATGGAATTGGCAACGCAGCTGACGATGCAAGACGCAAAAAGAAGCCCAAACAGGATGACGGTGACCACGTCTGCACCGACTGCGGCCGTGTCGATTCACCCGAATGGCGCAAAGGTCCATTAGGACCCAAGACGTTGTGCAACGCCTGTGGTCTGCGATGGGCAAAGAAGATCAAGCGCAAGGGCGGCGATCCCAATATGGCAGTTGGTTCCATGATGGCGCCAAGCGGTATCATGCCGTCAGCGGGCGGTGTTGGCGGCAGCGTGGGCCCAAACGTCGGTATGGGCTCGCACGTTATGCCTCACGGTCCTTCGACGTCGCATGGCCATCCGCTTCCATTCAACCGTGCCGATAGTGGACAGATGCAAGGCATGCCAAGGGCACCGCCTAGCGCAATACCGGCTGGTATGAATATGCCCAACCTGATCAACTCGTCGCCGAATGGCTTCGGCAATCGAAGCTCTTTTGGCGAGAATCAGCTTCATCTCCAGAACAACGGTCTCAACAATATGGGCGGCGGTCACATGTGA
- a CDS encoding putative periodic tryptophan protein PWP2 has product MKSSFKFSNLCGTVYQGGNVVFSADGDSIYSPVGNRLSIFNLVRNTSTTLPFETRKPIARIALSPANQAIVLVADEDGRALLINTLRRSLLAQMNFKQPLRDAQFSNDGKFLAVTYANQIKVWRTPSHLAREFVPFILHRTYTGHFDDVLSIRWTKNSRFFITTSKDMTARLYSLDQVEGFRPKTFTGHRDAVIGAYFSKDEKTIYTVSRDGACFAWQGKHNDDDSQDTDMHEDDEDIWQPTEGAKGGSSSRQADNAVGLTRWGVASKHYFLQTGAKTVCASFHQQGSLLVVGFSNGIFGLWEMPDFNPIHTLSISQEKITSVAINDSGEWLAFGAHRLGQLLVWEWASESYILKQQGHYYDMNTVGFASDGAVAATGGDDGKIKLWNTASGFCTATFSEHSASVSCIEFAKQGQVLFSASLDGTVRAYDLVRYRNFRTLTSPEPVQFVSLAVDPSGEVVCAGSADTFEIYMWSVQTGKLLDILSGHEGPVSGLCFSPDGSGVLASVSWDKTVRTWEVFRTTQSVETLTLNADGLAVAFRPDGREICASTLDGYLAFFDPLEGKQTGVVECRRDIAGGRKVNDKIARRNTASGACFTTVCYSADGACILAGGNANYVCLYDVKERVLLKRWELTKNLSLDGTQDKLDSRRVTEAGAIDLVDDREDEADLLPTERIDESLPGAQRGDATKRTTRAISRAKCVRFAPTGRSWAAASTSGLLIYSLDEQAAFDPLDLDMDLTPQAVREASARGEHLLAVVGACRLGEKPLMAEVYERTSAADILLVSQQLPLLHLPTVLRLIAERLQPSSGSPHVEFHLRWIAAIFSVRGAEIQSKASTDYAPVLRAVQVALNELRANVKRISDENLYSLLYVWNGVTKAEQSSRGQPTQAVASLGELMEVDAL; this is encoded by the exons ATGAAGTCGTCATTCAAGTTCTCCAACTTGTGTGGCACCGTCTATCAAGGTGGTAATGTCGTCTTTTCTGCAGATGGTGACTCCATCTACTCGCCAGTTGGCAACCGCCTGTCCATCTTCAACCTGGTCCGGAACACTTCGACAACACTGCCATTCGAGACAAGAAAGCCCATCGCCCGAATCGCACTTTCGCCCGCCAACCAGGCCATCGTGCTGGTAGCTGACGAGGATGGGCGTGCGCTTCTCATCAACACGCTCAGGAGGTCTTTATTGGCCCAGATGAACTTCAAGCAGCCACTCCGCGATGCACAATTCTCCAACGACGGCAAGTTTCTTGCGGTCACCTACGCCAACCAGATCAAGGTCTGGAGGACCCCTTCGCATCTTGCCCGAGAATTTGTACCATTCATCCTCCACCGCACCTACACTGGACACTTTGACGATGTGCTCAGCATTCGTTGGACCAAGAACAGCAG ATTCTTTATTACAACATCCAAAGACATGACAGCCCGTCTGTACTCGCTCGATCAGGTCGAGGGTTTCCGACCAAAGACGTTCACTGGCCACCGAGACGCCGTGATTGGTGCTTATTTCTCCAAGGATGAAAAGACAATCTACACTGTGTCTCGCGACGGTGCCTGCTTCGCCTGGCAGGGCAAGCACAACGATGATGACTCGCAAGATACCGACATGCAcgaagatgatgaggaCATCTGGCAGCCCACCGAGGGAGCAAAGGGCGGCAGTTCGTCTAGACAGGCCGACAACGCTGTTGGCCTCACCCGCTGGGGCGTTGCGAGCAAGCATTACTTTTTGCAGACTGGCGCCAAGACTGTTTGTGCGAGCTTCCACCAGCAAGGATCGCTCCTGGTCGTCGGTTTCTCCAATGGTATCTTTGGCCTTTGGGAAATGCCCGACTTCAACCCTATCCACACTCTCAGTATTAGCCAAGAAAAGATCACGAGTGTGGCGATCAACGATAGCGGCGAGTGGCTCGCCTTTGGCGCTCACCGTCTGGGCCAACTGCTCGTGTGGGAATgggcgagcgagtcgtACATTCTTAAACAGCAAGGCCACTACTACGATATGAATACGGTTGGCTTTGCATCTGATGGCGCAGTAGCAGCCACCGGCGGCGATGACggcaagatcaagctgTGGAACACTGCCAGCGGCTTCTGCACTGCCACATTTTCCGAGCATTCGGCCTCAGTGTCGTGCATCGAATTTGCCAAACAGGGCCAAGTTCTCTTCAGTGCCAGCTTGGATGGCACAGTGAGGGCCTACGATCTGGTTCGATATCGCAACTTCCGCACTTTGACGAGTCCAGAGCCGGTGCAGTTTGTCAGTCTTGCGGTTGACCCTTCTGGTGAGGTGGTCTGCGCGGGAAGTGCCGACACCTTCGAGATCTACATGTGGAGTGTGCAGACCGGCAAGCTTCTCGACATTCTTTCAGGACATGAAGGACCTGTCTCTGGTCTTTGCTTCAGCCCTGACGGAAGCGGTGTGCTTGCTAGTGTCAGCTGGGACAAGACCGTGCGCACGTGGGAAGTGTTCAGGACGACACAGAGTGTCGAAACGTTGACGCTCAACGCTGACGGACTTGCTGTTGCCTTTCGACCAGACGGACGAGAGATTTGCGCTTCGACTTTGGATGGGTACCTTGCTTTCTTTGATCCGCTCGAAGGCAAGCAGACGGGCGTGGTCGAGTGCCGTCGCGATATTGCTGGTGGACGCAAGGTCAACGACAAGATTGCGCGCCGCAACACGGCGAGCGGAGCATGCTTTACTACTGTCTGCTACAGTGCCGACGGCGCCTGCATCCTCGCGGGAGGTAATGCCAACTACGTGTGCCTCTATGACGTTAAAGAGCGCGTACTGCTCAAGCGATGGGAACTCACCAAGAATTTGTCGCTCGACGGTACGCaagacaagctcgacagtCGTCGCGTCACTGAAGCTGGTGCTATCGATCTGGTGGATGATCgcgaagacgaggcggaTCTGCTTCCTACCGAACGAATCGACGAGTCCTTGCCGGGAGCACAGCGCGGCGATGCGACCAAAAGGACGACACGTGCCATCTCACGAGCCAAGTGTGTACGTTTTGCGCCCACAGGTCGATCGTGGGCGGCTGCTTCCACTTCGGGTCTGCTCATCTACAGTCTGGATGAGCAGGCTGCTTTTGACCCGCTAGATCTCGACATGGATCTCACGCCACAAGCGGTGCGCGAAGCATCTGCGCGTGGTGAGCATCTGCTGGCGGTTGTCGGAGCGTGCCGACTTGGCGAGAAGCCGCTGATGGCCGAAGTGTACGAGCGCACTTCAGCGGCAGACATTCTGCTAGTatcgcagcagcttcctcTACTCCACCTACCGACGGTGCTGCGCCTGATCGCTGAGCGTCTTCAGCCTAGCAGTGGCAGCCCGCATGTCGAATTTCACTTGCGTTGGATTGCAGCCATCTTTTCGGTACGTGGTGCCGAGATCCAATCGAAAGCATCGACGGACTACGCACCTGTGCTGCGAGCTGTCCAGGTGGCATTGAACGAGCTTCGTGCCAATGTCAAGCGCATCAGCGACGAGAACCTATATTCTCTGCTGTACGTCTGGAATGGCGTCACCAaggcagagcagagcagcagagggCAACCAACTCAAGCAGTTGCTAGCCTCGGTGAACTGATGGAAGTGGACGCGCTTTGA
- a CDS encoding putative translation initiation factor eIF1: MNIQNLASYDPFADLGDESKQDATSQATKKQQTQNYVHIRIQQRNGRKTLTTLQGLPKEYDQKKLLKAFKKEFACNGTIVDDEELGQVIQLQGDQRQKVAAFIVQEGITSKTEVKVHGF, encoded by the exons ATGAATATTCAAAACCTCGCCAGTTACGATCCCTTCGCCGATCTCGGCGACGAGTCAAAGCAAGACGCTACCTCCCAGGCGACAAAGAAGCAACAGACCCAGAATTACGTTCACATCCGTATCCAGCAGCGAAACGGACGTAAGACCCTCACCACTCTCCAGGGACTTCCTAAAG AGTATGACcagaagaagctgctgaaGGCCTTCAAGAAGGAATTCGCATGCAACGGTACCAttgttgacgacgaggagctcggACAGGTTATCCAGCTCCAGGGTGACCAGCGTCAGAAGGTGGCTGCTTTTATCGTCCAGGAGGGTATCACCTCCAAGACCGAGGTCAAGGTGCACGGTTTCTAA